Proteins found in one Pyrus communis chromosome 15, drPyrComm1.1, whole genome shotgun sequence genomic segment:
- the LOC137718607 gene encoding uncharacterized protein At4g08330, chloroplastic-like — protein sequence MEKSNIFRGSYLNGAYHPSFSSSSSRADVNYSCGSCGYELNLSSSNRNTSTIGSNKYGKSIKRGIISFFNIDESRFTQVDELKCKPHFSKRSWGLFSRRTKLLCRKCGNHIGNAYDEYTSSSYPLVLDESDSSAGHEVTKCRKFDVRIRALQPSNSEEFGPSILE from the exons ATGGAGAAATCGAATATTTTCAGAGGCAGTTACCTCAACGGAGCTTACCATCCttccttctcctcttcttcttctcgcgCCGATGTCAATTACAg CTGTGGTTCTTGTGGGTATGAGCTAaacctaagttccagcaaccGGAACACTTCTACGATTGGCTCTAATAAGTATGGAAAATCTATAAAGCGAGGGATCATATCATTCTTTAACATCGATGAGAGCAGATTTACTCAGGTTGATGAACTTAAATGTAAACCCCATTTCTCTAAGCGTTCATGGGGTTTGTTCAGCCGAAGAACTAAACTTCTTTGTCGCAAGTGTGGTAACCATATAGGAAATGCTTATGATGAGTACACTTCATCGTCTTACCCGCTTGTGTTAGATGAATCAGATTCATCCGCAGGTCATGAAGTTACCAAATGCAGAAAATTTGATGTTAGAATTCGCGCTTTGCAACCTTCAAATTCTGAAGAATTTGGCCCTTCAATTTTGGAATGA
- the LOC137718587 gene encoding photosystem II 22 kDa protein, chloroplastic-like, with amino-acid sequence MAQTMLLMSSSVSSGHVVDLKSSDPLLQVQAQRLRPKSFSQLVCRPSSAASSSSTRISTVVALFKSKTKAPAKKAPPPKPKVEDGIFGTSGGIGFTKQNELFVGRVAMIGFAASLLGEAITGKGILSQLNLETGIPIYEAEPLLLFFILFTLLGAIGALGDRGRFVDDPPAGIEGAVIPPGKGLKSALGLKEGGPLFGFTKANELFVGRLAQLGFAFSLIGEIITGKGALAQLNIETGVPISEIEPLVLLNVVFFFIAAVNPGTGKFITDVDEED; translated from the exons atggCTCAAACCATGCTTCTCATGTCTAGTAGTGTGTCTTCAGGCCATGTTGTGGACTTGAAGTCCTCAGACCCTTTACTCCAAGTACAAGCTCAAAGGCTTAGGCCTAAGTCTTTCTCTCAACTTGTTTGCAGACCCTCTTCTGCAGCGTCGTCATCGTCTACGAGGATTTCGACCGTCGTCGCTCTCTTCAAATCGAAAACCAAAGCTCCTGCCAAGAAG GCACCACCGCCGAAGCCCAAGGTTGAAGACGGTATCTTTGGAACCTCTGGGGGCATTGGTTTCACCAAGCAAAATGAGCTCTTTGTTGGTCGGGTTGCCATGATTGGCTTTGCT GCATCATTGTTGGGAGAAGCAATTACAGGGAAAGGGATTCTTTCCCAATTGAATTTGGAAACTGGAATTCCCATCTATGAAGCTGAAccccttcttctcttcttcatcCTTTTCACCCTGCTTGGAGCCATTGGAGCTCTAGGTGACCGTGGTAGATTTGTCGATGACCCGCCCGCTGGAATTGAAGGGGCAGTGATCCCTCCAGGCAAAGGATTGAAATCAGCCTTGGGTCTCAAGGAAGGAG GTCCTCTATTTGGATTCACAAAGGCGAATGAGCTATTTGTGGGAAGATTGGCACAGTTGGGATTTGCATTCTCCCTAATAGGAGAAATCATTACAGGGAAGGGAGCTCTAGCCCAGTTAAACATTGAGACTGGAGTCCCCATCAGCGAAATCGAACCCCTTGTGTTGCTCAACgttgtcttcttcttcatcgcTGCGGTGAATCCCGGAACTGGTAAATTCATCACAGATGTGGATGAAGAAGACTAG